Part of the Moorella sp. E308F genome, AAGTTCCTGCGCGGGAACTCCTGGACTGGGTGGAAGCCCGGGCCGATACCAACGGCTACCTGCCGGAGCAGGTGCCGGAAAACCTTACCTCCGAGGAGCACTATCATTACTGGCTGGAGCGCTGGGGGCCCATCGCCAAACCCCTCCTGTGGTCCCACGCCATGTATATCATTGCTATAAAGGGTATGACAATTGATTAAGACGGCCGCTCGTGGCTGTCTTTTTAACTATTAAGTTACGGTTTTTTTCGTTAAAATGATCTTGACATTAAAAATAAATGATCGTAAACTCTAAATAAAGAAAATGAAAATATATGAAAGGCATATAGGTAATATATGTTCGCAAGCGAACGCAAACAAAAGATAATAGAAATCTTGGAACAAACACCGGCGGTTAGAGTAGCGGAATTAAGCGATCTCTTTCAAGTTTCCGAGGTAACCATCCGCCGTGATCTCCAGGAATTAGAAGCGGCCGGCCTCCTGAAACGTACCCACGGCGGGGCCGTGAGCATTGCCACTGCTTCCTTTGAACCAACCCTGACAGAGAAAGAAGAAGAACACCTGGCAGAGAAAAAGGCCATTGCGCAGGCCGCCATAAATTTGATTGCCGATGGCGATACTATTTTACTGGATGCCGGTTCTACCACTCTGCAGCTGGCCCGCTTGCTGAAGGCGAATAAAAAACACCCCCTGACAGTGGTGACCAATGCTCTCAATGTAGCCTGGGAACTGGCCTTTATCGAAACCATTGATTTAATCCTTACGGGTGGTCACCTGCGCCACTCCACGCTATCATCCGTCGGTCCCATTGCTGACAACACCCTGCAGGGTTTATACGTCGATAAAGTTTTTCTGGCTACAAATGGCCTGGATGTCGAGCGGGGCCTGACTACGCCCAATATCTACGAGGCGCAGACCAAACAGAAGATGGTCAAGGCTGGCCGTGAGG contains:
- a CDS encoding DeoR/GlpR family DNA-binding transcription regulator, whose protein sequence is MFASERKQKIIEILEQTPAVRVAELSDLFQVSEVTIRRDLQELEAAGLLKRTHGGAVSIATASFEPTLTEKEEEHLAEKKAIAQAAINLIADGDTILLDAGSTTLQLARLLKANKKHPLTVVTNALNVAWELAFIETIDLILTGGHLRHSTLSSVGPIADNTLQGLYVDKVFLATNGLDVERGLTTPNIYEAQTKQKMVKAGREVIVLADHSKFGRISLGLICPVTAVNRVITDPGAPVEDLERLKERGVEVIVAGGN